The following coding sequences lie in one Anomalospiza imberbis isolate Cuckoo-Finch-1a 21T00152 chromosome 17, ASM3175350v1, whole genome shotgun sequence genomic window:
- the PXMP4 gene encoding peroxisomal membrane protein 4 produces MAGGAGSLRALLRAANALLQQRRYHAVLAVIKGFRNGAVYGAKIRAPHALVMTFLFRSGSLREKLKSIAQATYTHSRNLAYFVFTYKGLQAAQSWLQGGKIPFHSFLAACIGGWLVFGDNNPVNSQIIMYLLSRILFGLSRLAVEKGYVPQPKQDPFPLLAALVWGTVLWLFEYHRETLQPSLQSSMTYLYEDSEVWHDMSDFLIYNRRTDSK; encoded by the exons ATGGCGGGCGGCGCGGGCTCGCTTCGCGCTCTGCTCCGCGCCGCCAACGCGCTCCTGCAGCAGCGCCGCTACCACGCCGTGCTCGCCGTCATCAAGGGCTTCCGCAACGGCGCCGT TTATGGAGCCAAAATCCGTGCCCCGCATGCCCTGGTGATGACTTTCCTGTTCAGGAGTGGAAG TTTAAGGGAGAAGCTGAAATCCATTGCCCAGGCCACGTACACTCACTCCCGGAACCTGGCCTATTTTGTGTTCACCTACAAGGGACTCCAGGCAGCACAGTCCTGGCTGCAGgggggaaaaatcccatttcatTCTTTCCTTGCAGCCTGCATTGGGGGCTGGCTGGTGTTTGGTGACAACAATCCTGTCAACAGCCAG ATCATCATGTACCTGCTGTCCCGGATCCTGTTCGGTTTGTCCCGCCTGGCTGTGGAAAAGGGCTACGTCCCACAGCCCAAGCAGgatcccttccctctcctggcTGCCCTGGTGTGGGGCACAGTCCTGTGGCTCTTTGAATACCACAGGGAGACTctgcagccctccctgcagTCCTCCATGACCTACCTGTACGAGGACAGTGAGGTGTGGCACGACATGTCTGACTTCCTCATTTACAACAGAAGGACAGACAGCAAGTAG